The proteins below are encoded in one region of Aspergillus nidulans FGSC A4 chromosome III:
- a CDS encoding uncharacterized protein (transcript_id=CADANIAT00005320), protein MPDDEDDRVKSRTMQLFTEKYLGKMVVATLQPAEEQPWEPTSWLRANIFAELAINGRTSTATGVSPFYLSHGYNLSPFTPTKEVEHLAEEPTKSPIQKGEAIVQKVKEALDWAQASMAYSQQNTENQANKHRSPATNYQVGNKVWLSLKNICMDRPSKKLDWKNAKYEVIGLVGSHAVRLNTPPGIHPVFHVDLLRLASSDPLPSQKNDDSQPPSIMVNGEEEYMVEKILDERRRRYGRDFRTAH, encoded by the exons atgcctgatgatgaagatgacagggtcaagtctcgtacgatgcaactttttacagaaaaatacttggggaagatggtagttgccaccctccaaccagctgaagagcaaccatgggagcc gacatcctggctgagagcaaacatatttgctg agctggcaattaatggccgtacatcaacagcaacaggggtcagccccttctatctaagccatgggtacaacctcagcccatttacccctaccaaggaggtagagcatctagctgaagaaccaaccaagagtcctatccagaaaggggaagccatcgtacagaaagttaaggaagccctagactgggctcaagcctccatggcctattcccaacagaatacagagaatcaggctaataaacacaggagcccggccacaaactaccaagtaggaaataaggtctggctaagtctgaagaacatctgtaTGGACCGacccagtaagaaacttgactggaagaacgccaagtatgaggttataggcctggtgggcagtcatgctgtacggctgaatacgcccccagggatccatccagtcttccatgtggacctgcttcggctggcttcatcagatccacttccttcccagaagaatgatgatagccagccccctagcatcatggtgaacggtgaggaagaatacatggtagagaaaatcctggacgaacgtcgcaggagatacgggagag acttcaggacggctcactaa
- a CDS encoding putative MFS sugar transporter (transcript_id=CADANIAT00005319), whose translation MGRFGSQTSTYNRLVSIFVAVGSLTYGYCASIISSTIGQPGWYTYFDLPVEGEPGYDSTTTPTIATANGVFSAGGAVGTLFLMWACGYFGRKVNIQLGAFFSLFGGALQGGANSLKMFQAGRFICGLGIGILVTVCPMYLSEMSSAFRRGWLVGHHAIFLVFGYMLAGWVGFACYYAEGKLGTFGWRFPLCLQCLPPLVLLAGSPLLPRSPRWLISKGKDEEARLTLEKLRKSPDDPDNLVAKEEYYQMKEQIRLEAEKLSAYGNVWNAVIKKPSYRKRMIIGFLTQWGAEFGGPLIINNYAVILYQGLGETGSMPLLLSAVWLTTAGVIYNPLGAWLHDKVNSRRGMYITGFVGIIITTSILAAMTAEYAGTTNRGGNAVGILMMYLYLAFQGTCCDTTMYLYVSEIFPTEIRPIGMGFSLFGQFAATLILLQTAPIGFANSGWKYYLVIILWSFFFIFVIYFFFPETARLTLEEIAKNFGEEVAVNLTEATDEERARIEQVVVQPDPRKIESTTADGAASSNAEPVKQG comes from the exons ATGGGGCGATTTGGCTCGCAAACAAGCACTTATAACAGGCTTGTGTCCATCTTTGTCGCGGTTGGATCGCTG ACCTACGGTTATTGCGCGTCCATTATCAGTAGTACTATCGGACAGCCGGGATGGTACACCTACTTCGATCTTCCCGTGGAAGGCGAGCCCGGATATGACTCGACCACAACCCCTACAATTGCTACCGCCAATGGTGTCTTCAGCGCTGGCGGTGCCGTTGGCACGCTGTTTCTGATGTGGGCTTGTGGTTACTTTGGTCGCAAGGTCAATATTCAGCTGGGCGCATTTTTCTCCCTGTTTGGAGGTGCACTTCAAGGAGGCGCGAACTCGCTCAA AATGTTCCAGGCAGGCCGATTTATCTGCGGTCTAGGCATCGGTATCCTGGTGACCGTCTGTCCTATGTATCTCTCTGAGATGTCAAGCGCATTTCGTCGTGGCTGGCTTGTGGGACACCATGCaatcttcttggtcttcggATACATGCTGGCGGGCTGGGTTGGCTTTGCCTGCTACTACGCCGAGGGAAAGCTAGGCACATTCGGATGGAGGTTTCCTCTGTGCCTGCAGTGTTTGCCACCGCTGGTCCTGCTTGCAGGCTCGCCGTTGCTGCCTCGATCCCCCCGCTGGCTGATCTCTAAGGgtaaggatgaagaggctagATTGACTCTAGAAAAGCTACGCAAGTCTCCTGACGACCCCGATAACCTTGTTGCGAAGGAAGAATACTACCAGATGAAGGAACAGATCCGCctggaggctgagaagcttTCAGCGTACGGAAATGTTTGGAATGCAGTCATTAAGAAACCTTCATACCGGAAGCGGATGATTATCGGCTTCCTCACACAGTGGGGTGCCGAGTTTGGTGGTCCACTGATTATT AACAACTACGCTGTCATACTCTACCAAGGTCTCGGCGAAACTGGCAGTATGCCCCTGCTTCTCAGCGCCGTTTGGCTGACTACAGCTG GTGTGATCTATAACCCCCTTGGCGCATGGCTGCACGACAAGGTCAACTCTCGCCGCGGCATGTACATAACCGGCTTTGTCGGCATCATCATAACCACATCAATCCTGGCTGCCATGACAGCCGAATACGCCGGAACTACGAACCGAGGAGGAAACGCCGTGGGTATCCTCATGATGTACCTTTACCTTGCTTTCCAGGG CACATGTTGCGACACAACCATGTATCTCTATGTGTCTGAGATCTTCCCAACAGAGATTCGTCCCATTGGGATGGGATTCTCACTGTTCGGCCAGTTTGCCG CCACCCTGATCCTCCTGCAAACTGCCCCAATTGGCTTTGCAAACTCCGGATGGAAATACTACCTGGTTATTATCTTGtggtcgttcttcttcattttcg TCatctatttcttcttccctgaAACTGCTCGTCTTACTCTGGAAGAGATCGCCAAGAACTTCGGTGAAGAGGTTGCCGTTAATCTAACCGAGGCCACTGATGAAGAAAGAGCACGAATTGAGCAGGTTGTCGTTCAGCCAGACCCCAGGAAAATCGAGTCAACCACGGCAGACGGggctgcttcttcaaatgCAGAGCCAGTCAAACAAGGCTAA
- a CDS encoding uncharacterized protein (transcript_id=CADANIAT00005322): MPKTYKALNIRPYTKESCSYKHKLPWPQRLYSILPTCYGSFAYTRTLDLSDSAKACAVLKAVSHLQDFLATTILLSHFFFSDSFFMRRPFTMTMEEESVALLLQQLQELRTEMRTQKQQLQEENNSLQAELQAINLYMKFAINAACYPTEEEQVYYAYSRLRGKASQCVLPWLLARQKSETPVLWAEFSAVLDKAFGDPDQQRKALVRVNTIKQGKRDFEEFLNEFDKELLNTGGINWDDNQKKALLDTAINVELLKAMVGIRQEDSYNNYCNQLREINHNLQRVARLT; encoded by the exons ATGCCTaaaacctacaaagccctgaatattAGACCctatacaaaagaaagctgctcctacaagcacaagctgccctg GCCACAGAGACTTTACAGTATACTACCA Acttgttatgggtcctttgcctatacaaggaccttagaccttagtgactcggccaaggcctgcgctgtcctgaaggcggtgagccacctacaagacttccttgcaacaacaatccttctttctcatttcttctttagcgattccttctt tatgaggagaccttttactatgacaatggaagaagaaagcgtcgcattgttgctacagcagctccaggagctccgtacagagatgcggactcagaaacaacagctccaagaagagaataacagcttacaggcggaactacaggcc ATAAACCTTTATATGAAGTTTGCAAtcaacgccgcctgctaccctacagaggaggaacaagtttactatgcctacagccgcctgagaggaaaagccagccagtgtgtactaccatggctcttggctcgccagaaatctgagactcccgtgctatgggcagaattctctgcggtactagacaaggcctttggtgaccctgaccaacagagaaaggctcttgtacgagtaAATACaataaagcaagggaaacgtgactttgaagagttcttgaatgaatttgacaaagaacttcttaatactggagggattaattgggatgataaccagaagaaggccttgttggacacggcaattaatgttgagttgctaaaagccatggttggtattaggcaggaggattcgtacaacaactactgtaatcaactgcgcgaaatcaaccacaacctccagagagtggccaggcttacatAA
- a CDS encoding reverse transcriptase family protein (transcript_id=CADANIAT00005321) yields MTQEELIVLWKTLSELLQKGFICFTKLDVSAAFHKIRIAKDQEWMTAFRTRYGLFEWLVTPFGLANAPSTFQKYINWTLREYLDEFCSAYIDNVLVYTNRDLRQHWKHI; encoded by the exons atgacccaggaagaactaatagtcctctggaaaacactctctgaactattacagaaaggctttatctgc tttactaagctggatgtgtctgctgccttccataagatccgcatagccaaagaccaggaatggatgactgccttccgtacgagatacgggctctttgaatggctagtcaccccttttgggttggctaatgcaccgagcaccttccaaaaatacatcaactggaccctccgggaatatctagatgaattctgctcagcctatattgacAATGTACTTGTCTATACTAATagggacctccgccagcactgGAAGCACATATAa